ATAAGCTCGACCCTGTGCTTCATTATCATTTAACGAGGTTAAGCCTTCATACCACTGCTCAACAAATACGCTCCCGCTTCTATCACCTGGCAAACTTGACCAAATTTCATCAGCCGTAAAGCTAAGTACAGGAGCAATCCACCTTACCAATGCTTCTGTAATATGATACATCGCTGTTTGACAGGAGCGACGCTCTATACTGTCTGGCTGAGTGGTGTACTGACGATCTTTGATGATATCGAGGTAGAAACCACCCAAATCAATACCGCAGAACTGGAGTATTTTCTGATTCACTGCCAAGAAGTTATATTCGTTATACGCTTCAATAAGCTCTTTTTGCAACAACAACGCTCGATCAACAACCCAGCGATCTAACGCCAGCATATCCTCAGGAGCTACAACGTCAGTCGCAGGATTAAAGCCATTAATATTCGCTAACAAGAAACGTGAGGTGTTTCTAATTCTGCGGTAAGAGTCTGCTGTACGCTTGAGAATCTCGTCTGATACGGTCATTTCACCGCTATAGTCGGTTCCTGCAACCCACAAGCGAAGAATATCAGCGCCTAGCTTGTTCATCACTTCTTGAGGCGCGACTACATTACCCATAGACTTGGACATCTTCTTGCCCTGACCATCGACTGTAAAGCCATGAGTTAAGACTTGCTTATAAGGGGCTTCTCCATTGATCGCAATACCGGTTTTCAAAGAGGACTGGAACCACCCCCTATGTTGATCTGACCCCTCAAGATAGAGGTCTGCCGGATACTGGCCTAACTCTTCTCGCTGCTTCAATACAGCCGCATGAGTGACACCGGAGTCAAACCATACATCCAAGGTATCGGTCACTTTTTGCCATTTATCCGCATCATCACCCAATACCTCAGCCGGATCGAGATCAAACCATGCATCCATACCATCTTTTTCAACACGCTTCGCAACTTCTTCAATCAGGCGACTGGTTTCGGGGTGCAGTTCTTGTGTTTCTTTATTCACGAACAGTGCAATAGGAACACCCCAAGTACGCTGACGCGAAATACACCAGTCAGGGCTCTGCTCTAGCATACCTTCAATGCGTTGCTGGCCCCATGAAGGCACCCACTTCACGCCCTTGGTTGCCTCTAGTGCAGACTCTTTAAGACCGTTCTGATCCATACTCACAAACCACTGAGGCGTAGCACGAAAAATCAGTGGTGTCTTTGTTCTCCAACAATGAGGATAACTGTGACGGAACGACTTTTTGTAGACCAGTTTTTTGCGTTGATCCAAGACATCGAGAACTTTAGCATCAACTTTATAGACGTGCTCACCCGCAAACATATCTGTACCGTCACGGAATACACCATTGTCGTCAACTAAGTTTAGGGTTTTAAGGCCGTACACACGCCCCACATTAAAGTCATCAACACCGTGATCCGGTGCAGTATGTACCGCGCCTGTGCCTGCATCAGTTGTAACGTGCTCCCCTAAAATCACAGGGACCTGGCGTTTTGCATAAAACGGATGTGAAAGTAGTTTATTTTCTAATTCAGCCCCTTTACAGTGCCCCACAACCGCATAATCATCAATACCATAGCGTTGCATATTATCAATATGCAACGCTTCAGCCATAACCATGCGCTCTTTGCCAAAACCGGCATCACACTCTACCAATACATAGTCTAATTCTGCATGCAATGAAACAGCCTGGTTAGAGGGAAGGGTCCAAGGAGTAGTTGTCCAGATAACGACGGCAACCTCACCTTCTCCACCACCGTTCTCTAGTGTAAATGCCTTGATAAAGTCAGCCTGATCAACCGGTGTAAATCGCACATCGATGGCAACAGACTCTTTATCTTGATATTCGACTTCTGCCTCTGCCAGAGCAGATCCACCCACCACACTCCAATAAACAGGCTTAAAACCTTTATGAAGATGGCCGTTTTCAACGATCTT
This genomic window from Alkalimarinus sediminis contains:
- the ileS gene encoding isoleucine--tRNA ligase codes for the protein MSDYKHTLNLPDTDFPMKGNLAQREPKMLKNWQDNGIYQQIRDARRGAEKFVLHDGPPYANGNIHIGHAVNKILKDIIVKAKTISGYDAPYIPGWDCHGLPIEHNVEKKIGKAGVKVDFKAFRKACREYAQKQVDGQKADFIRLGVFGDWDNPYLTMDYAFEADIIRSLGKIVENGHLHKGFKPVYWSVVGGSALAEAEVEYQDKESVAIDVRFTPVDQADFIKAFTLENGGGEGEVAVVIWTTTPWTLPSNQAVSLHAELDYVLVECDAGFGKERMVMAEALHIDNMQRYGIDDYAVVGHCKGAELENKLLSHPFYAKRQVPVILGEHVTTDAGTGAVHTAPDHGVDDFNVGRVYGLKTLNLVDDNGVFRDGTDMFAGEHVYKVDAKVLDVLDQRKKLVYKKSFRHSYPHCWRTKTPLIFRATPQWFVSMDQNGLKESALEATKGVKWVPSWGQQRIEGMLEQSPDWCISRQRTWGVPIALFVNKETQELHPETSRLIEEVAKRVEKDGMDAWFDLDPAEVLGDDADKWQKVTDTLDVWFDSGVTHAAVLKQREELGQYPADLYLEGSDQHRGWFQSSLKTGIAINGEAPYKQVLTHGFTVDGQGKKMSKSMGNVVAPQEVMNKLGADILRLWVAGTDYSGEMTVSDEILKRTADSYRRIRNTSRFLLANINGFNPATDVVAPEDMLALDRWVVDRALLLQKELIEAYNEYNFLAVNQKILQFCGIDLGGFYLDIIKDRQYTTQPDSIERRSCQTAMYHITEALVRWIAPVLSFTADEIWSSLPGDRSGSVFVEQWYEGLTSLNDNEAQGRAYWEQILAVKTAVNKQLEEGRKAGNIKGSMTTEVTLFCDGELNQALTTLGEELRFVLITSEAKVVGLDAPGSDQAIATDVTGLKVLIVPSEHEKCDRCWHHRQDVGTHEVHPKLCGRCIENVDGEGESRKFA